A region of Phalacrocorax carbo chromosome 7, bPhaCar2.1, whole genome shotgun sequence DNA encodes the following proteins:
- the SENP2 gene encoding sentrin-specific protease 2 — translation MYQWLLGALGALLAAARRPAPPPAPPPRKRPPPSIQPPGEDPDQAQLKKQRSDYAISECKTKVEEVAAVVKLPAKASSQCQKASVSNAAPITESAEETQSTSSDPSSKRPTGSALDVEMLQIDKMPCGTNTCLNKETLSLSHKTIPYLSSSRSGKHHIKPAPDGILTLRPPIKERTVPESTTSEVSKTGRLLCTAEEDVQRGEKAKYKQLLELVKEKYPRSRPNPQLTSFRNVEAYSKEPVMTVSHLEEQKYGDVYPRMTLRTSIKCTDVCSPQWSQRNDMIRCYTPAENSYEQGRPVKQAIAGRQDGAEVSEGVLFEVCLAPVLSRKTSVLDVEEKKFPSSEKTVEHFSPLTEAMEREVVAAFGKGEPDEIMSSAFKLKVTREDIHTLRNLRWLNDEVINFYMSLLVERNKKEGYPAVHAFSTFFYPKLISGGYKAVRRWTRGVDLFKQDLIFVPIHLRVHWALVVIDVRKTTIKYFDSMGQKGDKICETVLQYLQEESREKRNLELTFSEWTLHSMESHEIPQQLNGSDCGVFMCKYADYISRDKPINFTQNHMPYFRKKMVWEIIHQQLL, via the exons ATGTACCAATGGCTGCTGGgggccctcggcgccctcctcgccgccgcccgccgccccgcgccgcccccggccccaccgCCGCGCAAGAGGCCGCCCCCCAG CATTCAGCCACCTGGGGAAGATCCTGACCAGGCTCAACTAAAAAAGCAAAGATCAG ATTACGCCATCTCTGAGTGTAAAACGAAAGTTGAAGAAGTTGCTGCTGTGGTGAAGTTGCCAGCCAAGGCATCAAGTCAATGCCAGAAGGCTTCGGTCAGCAATGCCGCTCCAATCACAGAGTCTGCAGAAGAG acTCAGTCCACTTCTTCTGACCCTTCATCTAAAAGACCAACAGGTTCTGCTTTAGACGTAGAAATGCTACAAATTG ATAAAATGCCTTGTGGAACCAATACTTGCTTGAATAAGGAAACACTGTCCCTTTCTCACAAGACAATTCCATATCTGAG CTCAAGCAGGAGTGGGAAACACCACATCAAACCTGCTCCAGATGGCATCTTAACACTGAGGCCACCCATCAAGGAGCGCACTGTGCCAGAATCCACGACTTCAGAAGTCAGCAAAACGGGGAGGCTTTTATGTACTGCTGAAGAG GATGTTCAGCGAGGTGAAAAGGCGAAATACAAACAGCTGTTGGAACTGGTTAAGGAAAAATACCCTAGAAGCCGCCCGAACCCACAGCTTACAAGCTTCCGCAA TGTTGAAGCCTACTCTAAGGAACCAGTGATGACTGTGAGTCACctggaagaacaaaaatatggaGATGTCTATCCACGTATGACACTAAGGACCA GTATCAAATGCACAGATGTTTGCAGCCCACAGTGGTCTCAGAGAAATGATATGATCAG GTGTTACACACCAGCAGAAAACTCTTATGAACAGGGAAGACCAGTGAAACAAGCCATTGCAGGG AGACAGGATGGAGCTGAAGTCTCAGAAGGGGTGTTATTCGAAGTATGTCTGGCACCTGTTCTGTCCAGAAAGACATCTGTCCTTgatgtggaagaaaagaaattcccAAGCTCAGAAAAAACAGTAGAACACTTTTCGCCGCTCACAGAG GCCATGGAGAGAGAGGTGGTTGCTGCGTTTGGCAAAGGTGAGCCGGATGAGATTATGAGCAGTGCCTTCAAACTAAAGGTCACTCGTGAGGACATCCACACACTAAGGAACCTTCGCTGGCTAAACGATGAG GTCATTAATTTCTACATGAGtcttctggtggaaagaaataAGAAGGAAGGATATCCAGCAGTCCATGCTTTTAGTACTTTCTTTTATCCCAAACTAATTTCTGGGGGCTACAAAGCAGTAAGAAGATGGACCAGGGGAGTGGATCTCTTCAAGCAGGACCTCATCTTTGTGCCCATTCACCTGAGAGTGCACTGGGCACTAGTG GTCATAGATGTCAGAAAGACCACCATCAAATACTTCGACTCAATGGGACAAAAAGGGGACAAGATTTGTGAAACTGTGTT acaATACCTGCAAGAAGAAAGccgggaaaaaagaaatctggagCTGACTTTTTCAGAGTGGACTCTTCACAGCATGGAGTCACAT GAAATCCCTCAGCAATTGAATGGAAGCGACTGCGGGGTTTTTATGTGCAAATACGCAGATTATATCTCCAGAGACAAACCAATAAACTTTACACAG aatcACATGCCTTACTTCCGCAAGAAGATGGTGTGGGAAATAAtccatcagcagctgctgtga